In the genome of Pseudomonas putida, one region contains:
- a CDS encoding YfiR family protein, with translation MGRALALLMAAWLLFAGPAWADTPASAAQVQQRAKAVTQVVLGILSYARWPVEPVPLRLCLVGPTEYADDLIKGNVQNSGQPLQVRRLLANDPRVATACDALYIGKLDPGERDRLFQSVSGHPVLSISEADDPCAVGSLFCLRVSDEQVAFEVNLDSVARSGVRIHPSVLQLSRRRAVQP, from the coding sequence ATGGGCCGTGCGCTTGCGCTGTTGATGGCCGCCTGGTTGCTGTTCGCAGGCCCTGCATGGGCGGACACACCTGCGAGCGCAGCCCAGGTCCAGCAGCGGGCCAAGGCTGTGACCCAGGTCGTGTTGGGCATCCTCAGCTATGCGCGCTGGCCGGTGGAGCCGGTGCCGTTGCGTCTGTGCTTGGTAGGGCCGACCGAATACGCCGATGACCTGATCAAGGGTAATGTGCAGAACTCCGGCCAGCCCTTGCAGGTACGGCGTTTGCTGGCGAACGACCCGCGTGTCGCCACCGCCTGCGACGCCCTCTATATCGGCAAGCTCGACCCAGGTGAACGGGATCGGTTGTTCCAATCGGTCAGCGGCCATCCGGTGCTCAGCATCAGCGAGGCGGACGACCCGTGTGCGGTGGGCAGTCTGTTTTGCCTGCGGGTCAGCGACGAGCAGGTGGCCTTTGAGGTAAACCTGGATTCGGTCGCCCGTAGCGGTGTGCGCATCCATCCCAGTGTGTTGCAGTTGTCTCGCCGACGGGCGGTGCAGCCATGA